GCCGGGGTCGCGAACGCGATCCAGGGTTCATCGACGGTCCCGACCGCGGACCACCTGTGGCAGGTCGACGAGGTCTGGAACGTGATGCCGGAGCTGCTGGACCGGCTCAACACGCTCATCGAAACGCGCGTGCCGGCGCTGAACGCGCAGTTGTACGCGGAAGGCGTGCGGCCGTCCCCGGGTGAGCCGATCCGGTTGCCGGACCGGCCGGGCGGCTGACGGGCGGCGGACCCACGGCACGGTTAGATTGCGGCCCATGCAACGAATGAAGAGACCGGGAATGAAATCGGGCATCACGGGGCTGCCGGCGCCGGTGCTTGCCCTCGGGCTGGCCGTCGTGGCGGTGTCCGCGTCGGACGGGCCCGTGCCGCCGGGACTCGGCACTGTCTTCACGCCAGCCTCGCGGGTCGAGCAGTCCGCGCAGTCCGCGGCCACGGTCGTTCGGGTGCCGATCTCCGGCACGATCGAACTCGGCGTGGCCCCGTTCGTGGCGCGTGCGCTCTCGGAAGCCGCGGAGTCCGGGGCGCCCGCCGTGATCATCGAACTCGACACGCCCGGGGGCCGGGTCGACGCGGCGTGGAAGATCATCGACGACCTGCGCGACGCGGAGGTCCCGACCTACGCCTACGTGAACCGTCGCGCCCTTTCGGCGGGCGCGATGATCGCGCTCGCGACGGACCGGATCTACATGCGGCCGGGCTCCACCATCGGCGCGGCCACCCCTGTCACCGGCGAGGGCGAGAAGGCTCCGGAGAAGATGGTGAGCGCGATGCGCTCCGAGTTCCGCGCGCTGGCCGAGGAGCGGGGGCTCGATCCGCTGGTCGCGGAGGCGATGGTGGACGAGAGCATCGAGGTCCCCGGCGTGAGCGAAGCCGGCAGGCTGCTCACCCTCACGACGGATGAGGCCACCGCGCTCGGCGTCGCGGACGCCGAGGTCCGTGACCTCATCGAACTCCTCGAGGTCATGCGGCTTCCGGCCGCCCCGGTGCGGGAAGTCCAGCCCAACTGGGCAGAAGCGATCGTCCGCTTCCTCACGAACCCGGCGGTCGCGCCTCTCCTCCTGAGCCTGGGCTTCCTCGGACTCATCGTGGAGGTGCGGACGCCGAGTTTCGGCGTGGCGGGCGCGGTGGGACTCGCCTCGCTGGCCGCGTTCTTCGGCGCGCACCACCTCGTCCACCTCGCCGGCATCGAGGAGATCCTCCTCTTCGGCGCGGGCGCCGTGCTCATCGCGCTTGAAGTCCTCGTCATCCCCGGCTTCGGGGTCGCCGGCATCCTGGGGACGGCGGCGATACTCGGGGCGGCCGTGATGGGCATGGTCGGCCAGGTCCCGACCTTCGACCAGGTGTTCAACGCGGCCGGGCTCGTCTCGCTCTCGATCATCCTTGTGGGGGTCGCGACGTGGGCCCTCGTGCGGCACCTGCCGCGCAGCAACCGCTTCTCCGGACTCTTCCTCCGTGACTCGACGAGCCGCGAGACGGGATATCTCTCCGTGCCGCCGCGCGAGGATCTGGTCGGAGAACGCGGCGTCACGTCCACCGACCTGCGGCCCACGGGGGTCGCGATCGTCAACGATGAACGCATTCATGTCGTGACCGAGGGTCCCTGGCTCGAGGCCGGGACCCCCATACGCGTGCTCGAGGTCGCGAGCGGGCGAGTGCTCGTGCGCCGCGCCAAGGAGCCGTCCGAATCCGAAACCGGGAACGAGGTCTGAATATGCTGCAGGATCTTGCGGGAAGCGGGATCATCCTTCTCATCGCCGTCGCGCTCGGCCTCCTCATTCTGTCGTGGATCGTGCCGATCCGACTGTGGGTTACGGCGATCGCGTCGGGGGTCCGGGTGGGCCTCGGCAGCCTGGTGGGGATGCGCCTGAGGAAGATCCCTCCGCCGCGGATCGTCTATCCGCTCATCAGCTCCTACAAGGCGGGGCTTCCGCTCCACACGAACGAACTGGAATCGCATTTCCTCGCGGGCGGCGACGTGGAGCGGGTCGTGAACGCGCTCATCTCGGCGGACAAGGCGCAGATCGAACTGCCGTTCCGGCAGGCGGCCGCGATCGACCTCGCGGGACGGGACGTGCTCGACGCGGTACAGGTCTCCGTCAACCCGCGCGTCATCCAGACGCCGAAGGTCGCCGCCATGGCGAAGGACGGGATCCAGCTCATCGCGACGGCGCGCGTGACGGTGCGGGCCAACATCAACCGCCTCGTCGGCGGGGCGGGGGAGGAGACGATCCTCGCGCGCGTCGGCGAAGGGATCGTGTCCACGATCGGGTCGGCTTCGTCCCACAAGGCCGTGCTCGAGAACCCGGACAACATCTCGAAGACCGTGCTCGCGAAGGGGCTCGACTCCGGGACCGCGTTCGAGATCCTCTCCATCGACATCGCCGACGTCGACGTGGGGAAGAACATCGGCGCCGAACTGCAGACGGACCAGGCGGAAGCGGACAAGCGGATCGCGCAGGCGAAGGCCGAGGAGCGGCGGGCCATGGCGGTCGCGTCGGAGCAGGAGAACCGGGCGCTCGTCGAGCAGATGCAGGCCGAAGTCGTGAAGGCCGAGGCGGAGGTCCCCCTCGCGATGGCCGAGGCGTTCCGCGAGGGCAACCTCGGCATCATGGACTACATGAAGTACCGCAACATCCAGAGCGATACGCAGATGCGCAGATCGATCGCGAAGCCGCCGGAAGGCGATAAGGACGCCTGATGCCCGATCTCGAGGGGGCGCTGCCCCTCATCCTGCTGATGATCTTCCTCTGGGTGCGCAGCATCGGCGCCGCGATGAAGAGGAACCGGCAGCGGCAGGAACAGGCGCTCGAGCAGGCCGGGGAGACCCCCGAGTTCGAGGTCGAGCCGTCGCTCGCCGAGGTCGCCCAGCCCGCCGGAGGAGAAGCGCCGCCTCCGGCGCGGCGTCCGACCCTGCGCGACCAGTTGCGCGACATGGGCCGCCAGCTCGAGCAGCAGATGCAGCAGGCCGCGGAGGAGGGCCGGCCGGGCAGCATGGTCGGCCACGTGGACCCGGAGGAGGCCCCCGAGCCCCCTCCGTTCATCCGGCCGGCTCCGGCACCCGCTCCGCGACCGGTGACGAGTGCGCCCGCGCCGGCGGCTCCTGGGCGCGAAAGCCGGCGGCGACCGCCGCCCGGGCTCGCGGCGTCGAGTCCGCTCCGTGAACCGCAAGGGTCCGTGACGGCAAGCCGGCGTGCCTCGACTCGGCAGGGCGGTCCGCTGGAACGTCTCGAGCGCTACCCCTCGCTCGCTCGCGCTGTGATTCTGTCCGAGATCCTCGGCCGGCCGCCGGGTCTGTCCGACGACCGGGAAGTCTGAATCGGGCCGAGCAGGCCCGCCACACTACCTGCTGTGCAGGGCGAAGGCGGCTCCCTGCGGGTCGATGCCCTGCAGGATGAACTCGCCGCCGGGGACTTCCATCGGCCCCATGACGACCGACCCGCCCAGCTCCTTCACGAGTTCGGCCGAGGCGTGCACGTCGGACACGAGGATGTAGAGCCCCCAGCACGGCGGCGGCATGTCGTCGCTCCGGTTCATCATGCCGCCCAGCTCCTTGCCGTCGCGCCCGTACATCTGGTAGATGCCGGCCTCGCCCATGTCCATCGCCGTCGTCTTCTCCCAGCCGAACAGGTCGGCGTAGAACGACCAGGCCGCGTCGAGGTCGCCGGCGACCAACTCGTGCCAGGAGAACTCTCCGAGGGTGGGCGGCCCATCGTGCCCGGGCGTCTCGTCTGAAGGCTGGTAGGCCGTGAACACCGCGCCGCCGGGATCCCTGAGGACCGCGATATGGCCGACGTCGGGGATCTCCATGCGGTGGATCACGCCGCCTCCGAGCCCCTCCGCCTTTGCCACCGTCGCGTCCACATTCGGCGTCGACACGTACGGTAGCCAGTGGGCCGGGGCCCCGCCGGCGAGGGCGTCGTCCGGAAGCTGCATCACGCCGCCGATGGGGGTGCCGTTGTTGTTCCAGGTGATGTAGGGCGGGCCTTCGCCCTGCCATGTTCCGGTCTCCCAGCCGACGATCCGCCGGTAGAAATCCTGCGCGCCATCGAGGTCCGTGGTGAGAAGCTCGTACCAGCAGAAGCGGCCGAGCGGCGTGTCAGACATCGCGTGTCTCCTGTGGGTTGGACAGTGGTTCAGTCATGGTCGTCGAGGAAGGGCGATTTCTTCCTCCGCGGTTCGTAGGTCTCCCCGAAGGGCGAGGCGGGTGAAACGCCGCGATCGGCTCCCGCCTCCGGCGTCGCGGCGCCGAGTATGGACTGGAGTTCCTGCTCGCTGAGTTCGAACGGGTCGTCCCCGGCGTAGAGGGGAGGACGTACGCGGTGCGGCGTGCCCGGGTTTCCCGGCAGGGGCTCGAACCGCCATTCGGACCGGGAGGCGACGCGCACCTCCCAGCGATTCCCGTGGCGGTCGGAGAACTTTCGATGGCTCACGATCGCTTCCTTTCGGAGGGGGACTTCCGGCCGCCTGAGGAGCGGAGCAGAATCGCGGTCCCGCCCAGCCCGATGACGGCGAACGCGAACCACTGGATCGCGTAGGACAGGTGCGGGCCGGCGTCGGTCTCGAGCGCGCGGGCGGGACGCAGGACGCCGCCCGGGGGAGGGTCGTCCGCGCGCAGGACATGGGGAGAGGGGTCCAGGTCGGTCTGTTTACGGATGAGGGCCAGGTCGAGCCCCGCGATGGCGAGGTGCTGGGCTCCGGCGATCTCAGGCCGGAGCGGTTGTCCGCCGCGGCCATCCCGCGAGGACACGAAGACCCCCTCGACCTCGCTCGGCGCGCGCGCCTCCGAGGCGTCGCCGGGTGAACCCGTCCAGCCGGACGCGAGGTCGGGGCGCAGGCCGTCGGGCGCGGGCAGCCAGCCGCGCAGGACCATCACGACCGGCCCGGCGTCGCCGCCGACGAGGAACGGGGTCAGCACCTCCGCGCCGGCCCGCCCGTCCAGGGTGCGGCTGCGGAGGATGACTTCGCCGGCCCGGTCCCACCGGCCGGCGAGCCGCGCGCGGCGGCCGATGAGGCCCGCCGTATCGGGAGGCACGTCGCCGGGGCCGAGCCACTCGAGCCGCGGGGCGTCGGCGCGCTCGGCGCGCGCGCGCACCCCCGCGCTCCGTTCCCCGTGCCGGTCGAGTTGCCAGAACCCGAGGCGGACAAAAAGCGCCCCCAGGGCCAGGGCCACGGCGCACAGCAGAATCCTTCGGTTCATGGTCACGGCACACGAGTCTATCCGCTCGAGCTGGTGAACGCAGCCGCGCGCGGGTTGGCGGCCGCCTTGCCGCGCCGCCGCCGATTCGCCGATCTTCCGGCGATGATCTTCCAGAGTCCCCATCCCCCGATCACCGTGCCGGAGCAGTCGTTCTCCGATTACCTCCTGGGCTCCCTCGGGGAGCGCCGGGACAAACCCGCGTTCATCGAAGGGCCGAGCGGCCGGGTGGTGACGTACGGTCAACTCCGGGATCAGGCGCGCGCCGCTGCACGAGGCCTCGCGACCCGCGGACTGGGGCGCGGAGGCGTCGTGGCCATCTGCAGCCCGAACCTGCCCGAGTACGCGACGGCGTTCCTCGCGGCGGGCATGGCCGGCGGCTGTAACACGACGCTCAACCCTCTCAGCACGGACGACGAACTCGTCTCCCAGTTGAACGACTCCGGCGCCCGCTGGTTCATCACCGTCCCCCCGCTTCTCGAAAGGGCGCGAGCCGTCGCGGCGCGGACGGGCATCGAAGAGATCTTCGTCTTCGGCGCGGCCGAGGGCGCCACTGCCTTCGCCGACCTCATCGCGGACGGGACGAAGGACGGGTCGGATGCGGAGCCGGCGGGCATCCGGGATTCCGCCGAGGACCTCCTCACGCTCCCGTATTCGAGCGGCACGACGGGGGTTTCGAAGGGCGTGATGCTCACGCACCGGAACCTCGTCGCGAACATCGAGCAGTTCAGCGCCATCGGTCTGGTGGAACCCGACGATGTGGTGCTCGCCGTCCTCCCCTTCTTCCACATCTACGGGATGGTCGTGGTCATGAGCGGCGCCCTGAAGGCGGGCGCGACCGTCGTCACCATGCCCCGCTTCGATCTCGAGGAGTTCCTCGGGGCGATTCAGCAGTACCGGGCCACCTGTCTCTACCTCGTTCCGCCCATCGTGCTCGGCCTTGCCAAGCACCCCGCGGTCGACGACTACGACCTCTCGTCCGTGAACTGGATCATGTCCGGGGCCGCCCCGCTGGGAGAGGAAATCGCCCTCGCCTGCCAGGACCGGATCGGGTGCCGCGTGTTCCAGGGCTACGGCCTCACGGAGGCGAGTCCCGTGACCCACGTCTGTTTCGGGGAGAGCGTCGATGCGGACAAGATCGGGACGATCGGGCCGACGATCCCGAGCACGGAGATGATGATCGTCGATCTCGAATCCGGCGAAGCGCTGGGACCCGGCGGGGAAGGGGAGGTGTGGGTCCGCGGCCCGCAGGTGATGAAGGGATATCTCGGGAATCCCGAGGCCACCGCGGCCACGGTCGATGCCGAGGGCTGGCTCCACACCGGGGATGTGGGGCGCGCGGACGAGGACGGATATGTGACGATCGTCGACCGGGCCAAGGAACTCATCAAGTACAAGGGTTACCAGGTGGCCCCCGCCGAGCTCGAGGATCTTCTCCTCTCCCATCCGGCCGTGGCCGACGTCGCCGTCATTCCGGTGGCGGACGAGGAAGCCGGAGAGATCCCGAAGGCGTGCGTCGTGCGGGCGGGGGACGTGAGCGGCGAGGAGATCATGCGGTACGTGGCGGAGCGGGTGGCGCCGCAGAAGAAGGTGCGCGCGGTGGAGTTCCTGGAGGAGATTCCGAAGTCGGCGTCGGGCAAGATCCTGCGGCGGTTCCTGGTGGCGCGCGAGCGGGCCGCGTCATCGTGAGCGAGGCGCTGCAGGAAAGGTACGCCCCCGAGTCGATCTGTTTCGGCTGCGGCCCGGCGAACCCGGAGGGGCTTCGGTTGCGCAGCTTCCCCGCGACGGGCGACGGCTACGAGGTGGAGGCCGAATGGACGCCCGGGCCGAATCACCGGGCGTTCCCGGGAATGATCAATGGAGGGATCATCGGGGCCCTGCTCGACTGCCAGGGCAACTGGTGCGCCGCCTGGTACTTCATGCGGAC
The Candidatus Palauibacter soopunensis genome window above contains:
- a CDS encoding NfeD family protein, producing MKSGITGLPAPVLALGLAVVAVSASDGPVPPGLGTVFTPASRVEQSAQSAATVVRVPISGTIELGVAPFVARALSEAAESGAPAVIIELDTPGGRVDAAWKIIDDLRDAEVPTYAYVNRRALSAGAMIALATDRIYMRPGSTIGAATPVTGEGEKAPEKMVSAMRSEFRALAEERGLDPLVAEAMVDESIEVPGVSEAGRLLTLTTDEATALGVADAEVRDLIELLEVMRLPAAPVREVQPNWAEAIVRFLTNPAVAPLLLSLGFLGLIVEVRTPSFGVAGAVGLASLAAFFGAHHLVHLAGIEEILLFGAGAVLIALEVLVIPGFGVAGILGTAAILGAAVMGMVGQVPTFDQVFNAAGLVSLSIILVGVATWALVRHLPRSNRFSGLFLRDSTSRETGYLSVPPREDLVGERGVTSTDLRPTGVAIVNDERIHVVTEGPWLEAGTPIRVLEVASGRVLVRRAKEPSESETGNEV
- the floA gene encoding flotillin-like protein FloA (flotillin-like protein involved in membrane lipid rafts), producing the protein MLQDLAGSGIILLIAVALGLLILSWIVPIRLWVTAIASGVRVGLGSLVGMRLRKIPPPRIVYPLISSYKAGLPLHTNELESHFLAGGDVERVVNALISADKAQIELPFRQAAAIDLAGRDVLDAVQVSVNPRVIQTPKVAAMAKDGIQLIATARVTVRANINRLVGGAGEETILARVGEGIVSTIGSASSHKAVLENPDNISKTVLAKGLDSGTAFEILSIDIADVDVGKNIGAELQTDQAEADKRIAQAKAEERRAMAVASEQENRALVEQMQAEVVKAEAEVPLAMAEAFREGNLGIMDYMKYRNIQSDTQMRRSIAKPPEGDKDA
- a CDS encoding VOC family protein; translation: MSDTPLGRFCWYELLTTDLDGAQDFYRRIVGWETGTWQGEGPPYITWNNNGTPIGGVMQLPDDALAGGAPAHWLPYVSTPNVDATVAKAEGLGGGVIHRMEIPDVGHIAVLRDPGGAVFTAYQPSDETPGHDGPPTLGEFSWHELVAGDLDAAWSFYADLFGWEKTTAMDMGEAGIYQMYGRDGKELGGMMNRSDDMPPPCWGLYILVSDVHASAELVKELGGSVVMGPMEVPGGEFILQGIDPQGAAFALHSR
- a CDS encoding SURF1 family protein; this translates as MNRRILLCAVALALGALFVRLGFWQLDRHGERSAGVRARAERADAPRLEWLGPGDVPPDTAGLIGRRARLAGRWDRAGEVILRSRTLDGRAGAEVLTPFLVGGDAGPVVMVLRGWLPAPDGLRPDLASGWTGSPGDASEARAPSEVEGVFVSSRDGRGGQPLRPEIAGAQHLAIAGLDLALIRKQTDLDPSPHVLRADDPPPGGVLRPARALETDAGPHLSYAIQWFAFAVIGLGGTAILLRSSGGRKSPSERKRS
- a CDS encoding 4-coumarate--CoA ligase family protein, which encodes MNAAARGLAAALPRRRRFADLPAMIFQSPHPPITVPEQSFSDYLLGSLGERRDKPAFIEGPSGRVVTYGQLRDQARAAARGLATRGLGRGGVVAICSPNLPEYATAFLAAGMAGGCNTTLNPLSTDDELVSQLNDSGARWFITVPPLLERARAVAARTGIEEIFVFGAAEGATAFADLIADGTKDGSDAEPAGIRDSAEDLLTLPYSSGTTGVSKGVMLTHRNLVANIEQFSAIGLVEPDDVVLAVLPFFHIYGMVVVMSGALKAGATVVTMPRFDLEEFLGAIQQYRATCLYLVPPIVLGLAKHPAVDDYDLSSVNWIMSGAAPLGEEIALACQDRIGCRVFQGYGLTEASPVTHVCFGESVDADKIGTIGPTIPSTEMMIVDLESGEALGPGGEGEVWVRGPQVMKGYLGNPEATAATVDAEGWLHTGDVGRADEDGYVTIVDRAKELIKYKGYQVAPAELEDLLLSHPAVADVAVIPVADEEAGEIPKACVVRAGDVSGEEIMRYVAERVAPQKKVRAVEFLEEIPKSASGKILRRFLVARERAASS
- a CDS encoding PaaI family thioesterase → MSEALQERYAPESICFGCGPANPEGLRLRSFPATGDGYEVEAEWTPGPNHRAFPGMINGGIIGALLDCQGNWCAAWYFMRTRGLDHPPVTVTAEYTVRLRKPTPSDAPVQLRARVAEAGERKVVVEADLLSGGECTATCSGTFVAIGERHPAHGSR